A window from Triticum aestivum cultivar Chinese Spring chromosome 6D, IWGSC CS RefSeq v2.1, whole genome shotgun sequence encodes these proteins:
- the LOC123142289 gene encoding cation/H(+) antiporter 19-like has translation MESGVECADVVHGDYFMGGMMVINGLMALVLLLSGLFHSFLRRLGQPSIISHILAGVVVGPTFLGRAVDLRRLGMQNAGSALGDTIYYLRIIFMFFLGLEMDLRYLRHNLRRSLLLACGGSAISFLLAVAAGPFFYGMLHPSFAATFHPQKLYASTALFILVLTSTASPVLIRIVTELKLTTSETGQLAIGAAFATDIASLTAISMMVVNPTIFGHDGKPLPSRSSSCSMQFLLFLWMALVVCVAVGVAVRAARLINRMKWGRQYVSKYELLGMLLLIVGLSLAVQFMGYSASMAAFLIGLAVPREGPLARTLVDRLTYPVHQMVMPLCFGAIGARLDFAEIGRFTATQFAFAVAFTTAVSSTGKVGGTVLVGRWLGMSAREALVLGFLLNVKGYSDILAINLADKSNVWGDTAQVVLVVASIVNTFMAGPASAAIVRQQRRAFKYRSHCLQELRLEQELRVLVCVHGAGGVQAMLTLAELSKGSSAPVAVYLLHLVELQTARKYAITHLYNNQSLDSKEEEEEEEEEDARWGYSWEMEQVTAAVHAFSTYDAAVPVPVRQMTAISSLASMDEDARASLVIVPFHKEQRYDGRMVSRRGGDGRRQLNQRILQRARCTVGILVERRLPSIPGISAAPTPMPERDLDLDHDHDLEEESGRASVQQEEEAMHQVVAVFLSGADDREAVAYATRLSAHPSVSVSVSRFMLPEESRTRMRMSEEEAEDEEFMAEVRARFVSPGQVTYTERYVSNGVETLESLSSMVGECSLFVVGRGGGEGGGGAARNTMTRGMAGLEVEEEECPELGAIGEVLASDDFLGCSASVLVLQQHKLHRRMRTWKQKQQQSHSQSQHGGGRALPFPDEDDDIFDWNYD, from the coding sequence ATGGAGTCCGGCGTGGAGTGCGCGGACGTGGTCCACGGCGACTACTTCATGGGCGGCATGATGGTGATCAACGGCCTCATggccctcgtcctcctcctctcgggCCTCTTCCACTCcttcctccgccgcctcggccagccCAGCATCATCTCCCACATCCTCGCCGGCGTCGTCGTCGGCCCCACCTTCCTCGGCCGCGCCGTCGACCTGCGCCGCCTGGGCATGCAGAACGCCGGCAGCGCGCTGGGCGACACCATCTACTACCTCCGCATCATCTTCATGTTCTTCCTCGGCCTCGAGATGGACCTGCGCTACCTCCGCCACAACCTGCGCCGCTCTCTCCTGCTCGCCTGCGGCGGCTCCGCCATCAgcttcctcctcgccgtcgccgcggGGCCCTTCTTCTACGGCATGCTCCACCCAAGCTTCGCCGCCACCTTCCATCCCCAGAAGCTCTACGCCTCCACCGCGCTCTTCATCCTCGTGCTCACCAGCACCGCCTCCCCGGTGCTCATCCGCATCGTCACCGAGCTCAAGCTGACCACCTCCGAGACCGGCCAGCTCGCCATCGGCGCAGCCTTCGCCACCGACATCGCCAGCCTCACCGCCATCAGCATGATGGTGGTGAACCCCACCATCTTCGGCCACGACGGCAAGCCCCTcccgtcgcgctcctcctcttgCTCCATGCAGTTCCTCCTCTTCCTCTGGATGGCGCTGGTGGTGTGCGTCGCCGTGGGCGTGGCCGTGAGGGCGGCCAGGCTGATCAACCGGATGAAGTGGGGCCGGCAGTACGTGAGCAAGTACGAGCTGCTGGGCATGCTGCTGCTCATCGTGGGCCTCTCCCTGGCGGTGCAGTTCATGGGGTACAGCGCCTCCATGGCCGCCTTCCTCATCGGCCTGGCGGTGCCGCGCGAGGGGCCCCTGGCGCGCACGCTCGTCGACCGCCTCACCTACCCGGTGCACCAGATGGTGATGCCGCTCTGCTTCGGCGCCATCGGCGCCAGGCTCGACTTCGCCGAGATCGGGCGCTTCACGGCCACCCAGTTCGCCTTCGCCGTGGCGTTCACCACGGCGGTGAGCTCCACCGGGAAGGTGGGCGGCACGGTGCTGGTGGGGCGGTGGCTGGGCATGTCGGCGCGGGAGGCGCTGGTGCTGGGGTTCCTGCTCAACGTCAAGGGCTACTCGGACATCCTGGCCATCAACTTGGCGGACAAGAGCAACGTGTGGGGCGACACGGCGcaggtggtgctggtggtggcgtCCATCGTCAACACCTTCATGGCCGGGCCGGCGTCGGCGGCCATCGTCCGGCAGCAGCGGCGCGCCTTCAAGtaccgctcgcactgcctgcaggAGCTGCGGCTGGAGCAGGAGCTGCGGGTGCTGGTGTGCGTGCACGGCGCCGGCGGCGTGCAGGCCATGCTGACGCTGGCGGAGCTGTCCAAGGGCAGCAGCGCGCCGGTGGCCGTCTACCTGCTGCACCTGGTGGAGCTGCAGACGGCGCGCAAGTACGCCAtcacgcacctctacaacaaccaGTCCTTGGactccaaggaggaggaggaggaggaggaggaggaggacgcccgGTGGGGCTACTCGTGGGAGATGGAGCAAGTGACGGCGGCCGTGCACGCCTTCAGCACCTACGACGCCGCCGTGCCGGTGCCGGTGCGCCAGATGACGGCCATCTCCAGCCTGGCGTCCATGGACGAGGACGCGCGGGCGTCGCTGGTGATCGTGCCGTTCCACAAGGAGCAGCGCTACGACGGGCGCATGGTGTCGCGGCGCGGCGGGGACGGGCGGCGGCAGCTGAACCAGCGCATCCTGCAGCGCGCGCGGTGCACCGTGGGGATCCTCGTGGAGCGGCGCCTCCCCAGCATACCTGGCATCAGCGCCGCGCCGACGCCGATGCCAGAGCGAGACCTCGAcctcgaccacgaccacgacctcGAGGAGGAGAGCGGCCGTGCTTCGGTGCAGCAAGAAGAAGAAGCGATGCACCAGGTGGTGGCGGTGTTCCTGAGCGGTGCGGACGACCGGGAGGCGGTGGCGTACGCGACGCGGCTGTCGGCGCACCCGTCGGTGAGCGTGTCGGTGTCCCGGTTCATGCTGCCGGAGGAGTCGCGGACGAGGATGAGGatgtcggaggaggaggcggaggacgaggAGTTCATGGCGGAGGTGCGCGCGCGGTTCGTGTCGCCGGGGCAGGTGACGTACACGGAGCGGTACGTGAGCAACGGGGTGGAGACGCTGGAGTCGCTAAGCTCGATGGTGGGGGAGTGCTCGCTGTTCGTGGTGGGGCGGGGTggcggcgagggcggaggcggggcggcgaggaACACGATGACTCGGGGCATGGCGGggctggaggtggaggaggaggagtgcccgGAGCTGGGCGCCATCGGGGAGGTGCTGGCGTCGGACGACTTCTTGGGGTGCTCCGCGTCGGTGCTGGTGCTGCAGCAGCACAAGCTGCACCGGAGGATGAGGACCTGGAAGCAGAAGCAGCAGCAGTCGCACTCCCAGTCCCAGCACGGCGGCGGCCGCGCCTTGCCCTTCCCCGACGAAGACGACGACATCTTCGACTGGAATTATGACTAG